The nucleotide window ACATTTAGTCTTCAAGAAACCAAGTCTGCATGGGTCAATTCCTCTGATATTTTATTCGGGAGTGGATCAGATAAGCAAGTTTCAATTAAGTGAGCAATCCCAGTCACTGGAAAAATAGAAATTCCCAGTTTTTGACTGACCGTTTCTAAGGTTAAATCATCTAAAAATCTAGTGTCGTGGTCTTTTAACATCAAGGAAGGCAGAAGAATGCCGTCGCCCAAATCTTTTCCCTGAAGGGTTGTTAATAGATCTTCTCCAGTTAGTAACCCAGTAACTGTGATGTCTTGTCCCCAATAGTCACTGCGACAAGGGGCAAGTTCGACGGTCAGTCCAGATACTGTATTTAACTGTTCCACTAGCGGTTGAAAAGCAATTTCCACAGCATTGCCGACAACCCAAGTTAATCGGCGCGGGGAATTAATCTGACTGGGAAGCATTGTTTGAGCAAGCGTTTGAAATTCTTGGATGAATTGACGAATCGAGCCAACGCCATTGCCCAATTGGGGATAGTCTTCATAGTGAGAAGCGGGAGGCAATTCTTGGCGACCAATTAAGAACCATTCATCGGCTAACCAGGCAAAATTTGTACCCAGTGCTTGGTGAAATTCCTTTTGCAAAGGTTGTACTTGTTGAATGATGCTTTGCGCTTTTTCCGTGCTGACGGGAATGAGTTCGTCTTCTTGGGGGCGAAAGCGCGTTAAGCCCACGGGAACGACCGCTGCGGAGAGAACTGTGGGAATATCTCCTTGATGAAATTGAGCGAGATCGCGCAGGGTTCTTTCTAAGTGAATGCCATCATTGATTTCTGGACAGACGACAACTTGGGCATGAATTTGCAGGTAATGGTCTTGAAACCACTGCAGTTGCTCTAGAATTTGTCCTGCGCGAGGATTTTTGAGGAGTCTCGATCTGAGGTCTGGTTCGGTGGCGTGAACGGAAACATATAGAGGAGACAGTCGCATTTGAGCGATACGATCCCATTCTCGCTGGGTGAGGTTGGTTAAAGTCAGATAGCTGCCATAGAGGAAGCTCAACCGATAGTCATCGTCTTTGAGGTAAAGGCTTTCTCGTTTCCCCGGGGGTTGTTGGTCAATAAAGCAAAATGGACAACGGTTATTACACTGGATGAGACCGTCGAAGAGAGCGGTTTCAAATTCTAACCCTAAGTTGTCATCGTAGTCTTTTTCCAACTCAATATGGTGAGTTTGGCCATGTTTGTCCAGAACTTCGAGGGTGAGTTCTTCTTCTGCACAAAGATATTGGTAGTCGATTAAATCGCGAGGACGTTCTCCGTTGATGGCAACGATCGCGTCCCCAATTTCAAACCCTAATTCTTCCCCAATGGAGCCTTGTAAAATGCGAGAAATGCGAGCTGGTTGTAGCATTAGCAATTTAATTTTGGGAATAGTTCGTTCTTTTTTAAGGTAGCAAAGTGAGGAAGTCATACTCTTTTTCCTGTTTCACCGAAGAACAAGTAACTTCTTGGTCAGCCATTTTCCTGACTGAAGATCAGACAGACTTACACGCGTGATCGCCAATCTTACCCCTAGAGCAAAATCCATGACTTTTGAGAGAGACCGCTTGTATTCAACGTTACTTATTCCGCGGTGGCTTCTAGATTACTCTGAAAGAAGGCTGGTTCAG belongs to Cyanobacteria bacterium GSL.Bin1 and includes:
- a CDS encoding TIGR03279 family radical SAM protein — translated: MLQPARISRILQGSIGEELGFEIGDAIVAINGERPRDLIDYQYLCAEEELTLEVLDKHGQTHHIELEKDYDDNLGLEFETALFDGLIQCNNRCPFCFIDQQPPGKRESLYLKDDDYRLSFLYGSYLTLTNLTQREWDRIAQMRLSPLYVSVHATEPDLRSRLLKNPRAGQILEQLQWFQDHYLQIHAQVVVCPEINDGIHLERTLRDLAQFHQGDIPTVLSAAVVPVGLTRFRPQEDELIPVSTEKAQSIIQQVQPLQKEFHQALGTNFAWLADEWFLIGRQELPPASHYEDYPQLGNGVGSIRQFIQEFQTLAQTMLPSQINSPRRLTWVVGNAVEIAFQPLVEQLNTVSGLTVELAPCRSDYWGQDITVTGLLTGEDLLTTLQGKDLGDGILLPSLMLKDHDTRFLDDLTLETVSQKLGISIFPVTGIAHLIETCLSDPLPNKISEELTHADLVS